The following proteins are co-located in the Pyxicephalus adspersus chromosome Z, UCB_Pads_2.0, whole genome shotgun sequence genome:
- the RALGDS gene encoding ral guanine nucleotide dissociation stimulator isoform X2: MIYLMLLEPHHDKSSTPEKMFDGSRKMRSLWDGVRLEVAGDISTVVLSSFTQLDPDLPHLESSAQEIGEEVDDGVVYSISLRKVQLHHTANKGQRWLGVGRVPSPMGTAEGGLAVPRDTTFENESGLSLYETCKVRAIKAGTLEKLVEYLVSAFKGNDSTYVTIFLCTYRAFATTKQVLDLLLNKFGCLHPQLNGEQSHNTVDDWLELKNTISSILGAWLDQYSEDFRQAPDYVCLKQLIAYVRNNIPGSDLERRARNLLTQFQRQEISEVDQDVLDHSSCTFRLVEESSLFEPKTDFLSFRQDMVAEQFTVMDADLFKKVVPYHCLGCIWSQRDKKGKEHLAPTIRATVSQFNTVTNCVISTCLSDRLLKPQQRAKIIERWIDVARECRILKNFSSLRAILSALQCNAIHRLKKTWDEVSRDSFRIFMELSEIFSDENNHSLSRELLIKEGTSKFATLDINPKRAQKRQQQQREMGVMQGTIPYLGTFLTDLVMLDTAVKDYLEGGLINFEKRRKEFEVIAQIKLLQSACNNYSFVPEDSFVEWFHTVERLTEAESYSLSCEIEPLSESASNTLKAKKNTGIIKRWSDRQTPSSEPCTSVSSHSKSFDQLKCSPHLCGGDMTDSVSVTSAGSSSSDVEEINISFVPESPDCQEKKVREEQLQAPPAQATERCTSEGFWESTSLSSLDTSGIGSGSSSASSSSVSSTPVSASRTHKRSVSGISSYSSLSLPLYNQQIDDCCIIRVSLDVDNGNMYKSILVTSQDKTPVVILKAMAKHNLDGERAEDYELVQIVSEERELKIPDNANVFYAMNSGANYDFILKKRGFSKGVKIKHGSSSTLPRMKQKGLKIAKGIF; encoded by the exons AGCTCCGCGCAGGAAATTGGAGAAGAGGTGGATGACGGTGTTGTCTACAGCATCTCCCTCCGCAAAGTGCAGCTCCACCACACGGCCAACAAAGGGCAGCGATGGCTGGGGGTAGGCAGGGTACCATCTCCTATGGGCACTGCAGAAGGCGGGCTTGCCGTACCCCGAGATACCACG TTTGAAAATGAGTCAGGGCTAAGCTTGTACGAGACATGCAAAGTTCGGGCCATCAAAGCTGGGACTCTGGAGAAGCTAGTGGAATACTTGGTCTCTGCGTTCAAAGGCAATGATTCCACTTATGTCACCATTTTCCTGTGCACATACCGGGCCTTTGCCACCACCAAGCAAGTGCTGGACTTGTTACTAAACAA GTTTGGATGCCTCCATCCTCAGCTTAATGGCGAACAATCCCATAATACTGTGGATGACTGGCTCGAGCTAAAAAA caCCATCTCCTCCATCTTGGGAGCATGGCTAGATCAGTATTCAGAGGATTTTCGCCAAGCACCTGATTATGTCTGTTTAAAGCAGCTCATCGCTTATGTGCGGAACAATATCCCTGGATCGGACCTGGAACGCAGAGCGCGCAATCTTTTGACCCAGTTCCAGCGGCAAGAAATTAGCGAGGTGGATCAGGATG TTTTGGACCACTCAAGTTGCACTTTCCGTCTTGTGGAGGAGAGCTCCCTCTTCGAGCCCAAGACAGACTTCCTGTCTTTCCGGCAGGATATGGTTGCTGAACAGTTCACTGTCATGGATGCA GATCTCTTCAAGAAGGTGGTGCCTTACCACTGCTTGGGTTGTATTTGGTCACAAAGAGATAAGAAAGGCAAAGAACACCTGGCACCAACCATCCGTGCTACTGTCTCCCAGTTCAATACTGTCACCAACTGTGTCATATCCACGTGTCTGAGTGACCGGTTGCTGAAGCCCCAGCAGAGAGCCAAAATTATAGAACGATGGATAGACGTGGCCAGG GAGTGTCGTATTCTGAAGAATTTCTCCTCACTGCGTGCCATCTTGTCAGCTCTTCAGTGTAACGCCATTCACAGGTTGAAAAAGACCTGGGATGAAGTTTCAAG gGATAGCTTCAGGATATTTATGGAACTTTCTGAAATCTTTTCAGATGAGAACAACCACTCATTAAGTCGTGAGCTGTTGATTAAG GAGGGCACATCTAAATTTGCAACCCTGGATATTAACCCTAAAAGAGCACAGAAgagacagcagcagcagagaGAAATG GGAGTTATGCAGGGAACGATACCTTATCTGGGCACTTTCCTTACTGACCTGGTGATGCTGGACACTGCAGTGAAGGATTATTTAGAG GGTGGCCTTATAAATTTTGAAAAGAGGAgaaag GAATTTGAAGTTATTGCTCAGATAAAACTACTGCAATCAGCCTGTAATAATTATAGCTTTGTTCCTGAAGACTCATTCGTTGAATGGTTTCACACTGTGGAGCGACTAACAGAGGCTGAAAG CTATAGCTTATCCTGTGAAATTGAACCCTTGTCTGAATCAGCTAGTAACACATTGAAGGCCAAGAAAAACACAGGGATTATAAAACGATGGAGCGA ccgGCAGACACCAAGCTCTGAGCCATGCACCAGTGTTAGCTCCCATTCAAAGTCTTTTGATCAACTCAAGTGCAGCCCCCACCTTTGTGGAGGAGACATGACTGACTCCGTTAGTGTTACTTCTGCTGGATCCAGCAGCTCTGATGTGGAAGAGATTAACATCAGCTTTGTGCCTGAGTCCCCGGACTGTCAGGAGAAGAAGGTACGAGAGGAACAACTCCAGGCTCCGCCAGCACAGGCCACAGAACGCTGCACTTCTGAGGGG TTTTGGGAATCAACATCATTATCATCCTTGGACACGTCTGGCATTGGTTCAGGTTCAAGCAGTGCTTCTTCTTCCTCTGTTTCCTCTACCCCTGTCTCTGCCTCAAGGACTCACAAGCGATCCGTCTCTGGCATTTCCAGTTACTCATCGTTGTCTCTCCCGCTCTACAACCAGCAAATAGATGATTGCTGCATCATCCGGGTCAGCCTAGACGTGGATAACGGCAACATGTACAAGAGTATTCTG GTGACGAGTCAGGACAAAACGCCAGTGGTGATCCTCAAAGCGATGGCCAAACATAACTTAGATGGGGAGCGGGCAGAAGACTATGAACTGGTTCAGATCGTGTCGGAAGAAAGAG AATTAAAGATTCCTGATAATGCCAACGTCTTCTACGCCATGAACTCCGGAGCCAATTATGACTTTATTCTGAAAAAACGTGGTTTCTCCAAAGGGGTAAAAATTAAACATGGCTCTAGCTCCACACTGCCCCGTATGAAGCAGAAAGGACTTAAGATTGCCAAAGGCATTTTCTGA
- the RALGDS gene encoding ral guanine nucleotide dissociation stimulator isoform X1, with amino-acid sequence MIYLMLLEPHHDKSSTPEKMFDGSRKMRSLWDGVRLEVAGDISTVVLSSFTQLDPDLPHLESSAQEIGEEVDDGVVYSISLRKVQLHHTANKGQRWLGVGRVPSPMGTAEGGLAVPRDTTFENESGLSLYETCKVRAIKAGTLEKLVEYLVSAFKGNDSTYVTIFLCTYRAFATTKQVLDLLLNKFGCLHPQLNGEQSHNTVDDWLELKNTISSILGAWLDQYSEDFRQAPDYVCLKQLIAYVRNNIPGSDLERRARNLLTQFQRQEISEVDQDVLDHSSCTFRLVEESSLFEPKTDFLSFRQDMVAEQFTVMDADLFKKVVPYHCLGCIWSQRDKKGKEHLAPTIRATVSQFNTVTNCVISTCLSDRLLKPQQRAKIIERWIDVARECRILKNFSSLRAILSALQCNAIHRLKKTWDEVSRDSFRIFMELSEIFSDENNHSLSRELLIKEGTSKFATLDINPKRAQKRQQQQREMGVMQGTIPYLGTFLTDLVMLDTAVKDYLEGGLINFEKRRKEFEVIAQIKLLQSACNNYSFVPEDSFVEWFHTVERLTEAESYSLSCEIEPLSESASNTLKAKKNTGIIKRWSDRQTPSSEPCTSVSSHSKSFDQLKCSPHLCGGDMTDSVSVTSAGSSSSDVEEINISFVPESPDCQEKKVREEQLQAPPAQATERCTSEGFWESTSLSSLDTSGIGSGSSSASSSSVSSTPVSASRTHKRSVSGISSYSSLSLPLYNQQIDDCCIIRVSLDVDNGNMYKSILVTSQDKTPVVILKAMAKHNLDGERAEDYELVQIVSEERGFLFSELKIPDNANVFYAMNSGANYDFILKKRGFSKGVKIKHGSSSTLPRMKQKGLKIAKGIF; translated from the exons AGCTCCGCGCAGGAAATTGGAGAAGAGGTGGATGACGGTGTTGTCTACAGCATCTCCCTCCGCAAAGTGCAGCTCCACCACACGGCCAACAAAGGGCAGCGATGGCTGGGGGTAGGCAGGGTACCATCTCCTATGGGCACTGCAGAAGGCGGGCTTGCCGTACCCCGAGATACCACG TTTGAAAATGAGTCAGGGCTAAGCTTGTACGAGACATGCAAAGTTCGGGCCATCAAAGCTGGGACTCTGGAGAAGCTAGTGGAATACTTGGTCTCTGCGTTCAAAGGCAATGATTCCACTTATGTCACCATTTTCCTGTGCACATACCGGGCCTTTGCCACCACCAAGCAAGTGCTGGACTTGTTACTAAACAA GTTTGGATGCCTCCATCCTCAGCTTAATGGCGAACAATCCCATAATACTGTGGATGACTGGCTCGAGCTAAAAAA caCCATCTCCTCCATCTTGGGAGCATGGCTAGATCAGTATTCAGAGGATTTTCGCCAAGCACCTGATTATGTCTGTTTAAAGCAGCTCATCGCTTATGTGCGGAACAATATCCCTGGATCGGACCTGGAACGCAGAGCGCGCAATCTTTTGACCCAGTTCCAGCGGCAAGAAATTAGCGAGGTGGATCAGGATG TTTTGGACCACTCAAGTTGCACTTTCCGTCTTGTGGAGGAGAGCTCCCTCTTCGAGCCCAAGACAGACTTCCTGTCTTTCCGGCAGGATATGGTTGCTGAACAGTTCACTGTCATGGATGCA GATCTCTTCAAGAAGGTGGTGCCTTACCACTGCTTGGGTTGTATTTGGTCACAAAGAGATAAGAAAGGCAAAGAACACCTGGCACCAACCATCCGTGCTACTGTCTCCCAGTTCAATACTGTCACCAACTGTGTCATATCCACGTGTCTGAGTGACCGGTTGCTGAAGCCCCAGCAGAGAGCCAAAATTATAGAACGATGGATAGACGTGGCCAGG GAGTGTCGTATTCTGAAGAATTTCTCCTCACTGCGTGCCATCTTGTCAGCTCTTCAGTGTAACGCCATTCACAGGTTGAAAAAGACCTGGGATGAAGTTTCAAG gGATAGCTTCAGGATATTTATGGAACTTTCTGAAATCTTTTCAGATGAGAACAACCACTCATTAAGTCGTGAGCTGTTGATTAAG GAGGGCACATCTAAATTTGCAACCCTGGATATTAACCCTAAAAGAGCACAGAAgagacagcagcagcagagaGAAATG GGAGTTATGCAGGGAACGATACCTTATCTGGGCACTTTCCTTACTGACCTGGTGATGCTGGACACTGCAGTGAAGGATTATTTAGAG GGTGGCCTTATAAATTTTGAAAAGAGGAgaaag GAATTTGAAGTTATTGCTCAGATAAAACTACTGCAATCAGCCTGTAATAATTATAGCTTTGTTCCTGAAGACTCATTCGTTGAATGGTTTCACACTGTGGAGCGACTAACAGAGGCTGAAAG CTATAGCTTATCCTGTGAAATTGAACCCTTGTCTGAATCAGCTAGTAACACATTGAAGGCCAAGAAAAACACAGGGATTATAAAACGATGGAGCGA ccgGCAGACACCAAGCTCTGAGCCATGCACCAGTGTTAGCTCCCATTCAAAGTCTTTTGATCAACTCAAGTGCAGCCCCCACCTTTGTGGAGGAGACATGACTGACTCCGTTAGTGTTACTTCTGCTGGATCCAGCAGCTCTGATGTGGAAGAGATTAACATCAGCTTTGTGCCTGAGTCCCCGGACTGTCAGGAGAAGAAGGTACGAGAGGAACAACTCCAGGCTCCGCCAGCACAGGCCACAGAACGCTGCACTTCTGAGGGG TTTTGGGAATCAACATCATTATCATCCTTGGACACGTCTGGCATTGGTTCAGGTTCAAGCAGTGCTTCTTCTTCCTCTGTTTCCTCTACCCCTGTCTCTGCCTCAAGGACTCACAAGCGATCCGTCTCTGGCATTTCCAGTTACTCATCGTTGTCTCTCCCGCTCTACAACCAGCAAATAGATGATTGCTGCATCATCCGGGTCAGCCTAGACGTGGATAACGGCAACATGTACAAGAGTATTCTG GTGACGAGTCAGGACAAAACGCCAGTGGTGATCCTCAAAGCGATGGCCAAACATAACTTAGATGGGGAGCGGGCAGAAGACTATGAACTGGTTCAGATCGTGTCGGAAGAAAGAG gttttctcTTCTCAGAATTAAAGATTCCTGATAATGCCAACGTCTTCTACGCCATGAACTCCGGAGCCAATTATGACTTTATTCTGAAAAAACGTGGTTTCTCCAAAGGGGTAAAAATTAAACATGGCTCTAGCTCCACACTGCCCCGTATGAAGCAGAAAGGACTTAAGATTGCCAAAGGCATTTTCTGA
- the RALGDS gene encoding ral guanine nucleotide dissociation stimulator isoform X4 yields the protein MIYLMLLEPHHDKSSTPEKMFDGSRKMRSLWDGVRLEVAGDISTVVLSSFTQLDPDLPHLESSAQEIGEEVDDGVVYSISLRKVQLHHTANKGQRWLGVGRVPSPMGTAEGGLAVPRDTTFENESGLSLYETCKVRAIKAGTLEKLVEYLVSAFKGNDSTYVTIFLCTYRAFATTKQVLDLLLNKFGCLHPQLNGEQSHNTVDDWLELKNTISSILGAWLDQYSEDFRQAPDYVCLKQLIAYVRNNIPGSDLERRARNLLTQFQRQEISEVDQDVLDHSSCTFRLVEESSLFEPKTDFLSFRQDMVAEQFTVMDADLFKKVVPYHCLGCIWSQRDKKGKEHLAPTIRATVSQFNTVTNCVISTCLSDRLLKPQQRAKIIERWIDVARECRILKNFSSLRAILSALQCNAIHRLKKTWDEVSRDSFRIFMELSEIFSDENNHSLSRELLIKEGTSKFATLDINPKRAQKRQQQQREMGVMQGTIPYLGTFLTDLVMLDTAVKDYLEGGLINFEKRRKEFEVIAQIKLLQSACNNYSFVPEDSFVEWFHTVERLTEAESYSLSCEIEPLSESASNTLKAKKNTGIIKRWSDRQTPSSEPCTSVSSHSKSFDQLKCSPHLCGGDMTDSVSVTSAGSSSSDVEEINISFVPESPDCQEKKFWESTSLSSLDTSGIGSGSSSASSSSVSSTPVSASRTHKRSVSGISSYSSLSLPLYNQQIDDCCIIRVSLDVDNGNMYKSILVTSQDKTPVVILKAMAKHNLDGERAEDYELVQIVSEERELKIPDNANVFYAMNSGANYDFILKKRGFSKGVKIKHGSSSTLPRMKQKGLKIAKGIF from the exons AGCTCCGCGCAGGAAATTGGAGAAGAGGTGGATGACGGTGTTGTCTACAGCATCTCCCTCCGCAAAGTGCAGCTCCACCACACGGCCAACAAAGGGCAGCGATGGCTGGGGGTAGGCAGGGTACCATCTCCTATGGGCACTGCAGAAGGCGGGCTTGCCGTACCCCGAGATACCACG TTTGAAAATGAGTCAGGGCTAAGCTTGTACGAGACATGCAAAGTTCGGGCCATCAAAGCTGGGACTCTGGAGAAGCTAGTGGAATACTTGGTCTCTGCGTTCAAAGGCAATGATTCCACTTATGTCACCATTTTCCTGTGCACATACCGGGCCTTTGCCACCACCAAGCAAGTGCTGGACTTGTTACTAAACAA GTTTGGATGCCTCCATCCTCAGCTTAATGGCGAACAATCCCATAATACTGTGGATGACTGGCTCGAGCTAAAAAA caCCATCTCCTCCATCTTGGGAGCATGGCTAGATCAGTATTCAGAGGATTTTCGCCAAGCACCTGATTATGTCTGTTTAAAGCAGCTCATCGCTTATGTGCGGAACAATATCCCTGGATCGGACCTGGAACGCAGAGCGCGCAATCTTTTGACCCAGTTCCAGCGGCAAGAAATTAGCGAGGTGGATCAGGATG TTTTGGACCACTCAAGTTGCACTTTCCGTCTTGTGGAGGAGAGCTCCCTCTTCGAGCCCAAGACAGACTTCCTGTCTTTCCGGCAGGATATGGTTGCTGAACAGTTCACTGTCATGGATGCA GATCTCTTCAAGAAGGTGGTGCCTTACCACTGCTTGGGTTGTATTTGGTCACAAAGAGATAAGAAAGGCAAAGAACACCTGGCACCAACCATCCGTGCTACTGTCTCCCAGTTCAATACTGTCACCAACTGTGTCATATCCACGTGTCTGAGTGACCGGTTGCTGAAGCCCCAGCAGAGAGCCAAAATTATAGAACGATGGATAGACGTGGCCAGG GAGTGTCGTATTCTGAAGAATTTCTCCTCACTGCGTGCCATCTTGTCAGCTCTTCAGTGTAACGCCATTCACAGGTTGAAAAAGACCTGGGATGAAGTTTCAAG gGATAGCTTCAGGATATTTATGGAACTTTCTGAAATCTTTTCAGATGAGAACAACCACTCATTAAGTCGTGAGCTGTTGATTAAG GAGGGCACATCTAAATTTGCAACCCTGGATATTAACCCTAAAAGAGCACAGAAgagacagcagcagcagagaGAAATG GGAGTTATGCAGGGAACGATACCTTATCTGGGCACTTTCCTTACTGACCTGGTGATGCTGGACACTGCAGTGAAGGATTATTTAGAG GGTGGCCTTATAAATTTTGAAAAGAGGAgaaag GAATTTGAAGTTATTGCTCAGATAAAACTACTGCAATCAGCCTGTAATAATTATAGCTTTGTTCCTGAAGACTCATTCGTTGAATGGTTTCACACTGTGGAGCGACTAACAGAGGCTGAAAG CTATAGCTTATCCTGTGAAATTGAACCCTTGTCTGAATCAGCTAGTAACACATTGAAGGCCAAGAAAAACACAGGGATTATAAAACGATGGAGCGA ccgGCAGACACCAAGCTCTGAGCCATGCACCAGTGTTAGCTCCCATTCAAAGTCTTTTGATCAACTCAAGTGCAGCCCCCACCTTTGTGGAGGAGACATGACTGACTCCGTTAGTGTTACTTCTGCTGGATCCAGCAGCTCTGATGTGGAAGAGATTAACATCAGCTTTGTGCCTGAGTCCCCGGACTGTCAGGAGAAGAAG TTTTGGGAATCAACATCATTATCATCCTTGGACACGTCTGGCATTGGTTCAGGTTCAAGCAGTGCTTCTTCTTCCTCTGTTTCCTCTACCCCTGTCTCTGCCTCAAGGACTCACAAGCGATCCGTCTCTGGCATTTCCAGTTACTCATCGTTGTCTCTCCCGCTCTACAACCAGCAAATAGATGATTGCTGCATCATCCGGGTCAGCCTAGACGTGGATAACGGCAACATGTACAAGAGTATTCTG GTGACGAGTCAGGACAAAACGCCAGTGGTGATCCTCAAAGCGATGGCCAAACATAACTTAGATGGGGAGCGGGCAGAAGACTATGAACTGGTTCAGATCGTGTCGGAAGAAAGAG AATTAAAGATTCCTGATAATGCCAACGTCTTCTACGCCATGAACTCCGGAGCCAATTATGACTTTATTCTGAAAAAACGTGGTTTCTCCAAAGGGGTAAAAATTAAACATGGCTCTAGCTCCACACTGCCCCGTATGAAGCAGAAAGGACTTAAGATTGCCAAAGGCATTTTCTGA
- the RALGDS gene encoding ral guanine nucleotide dissociation stimulator isoform X3, with product MIYLMLLEPHHDKSSTPEKMFDGSRKMRSLWDGVRLEVAGDISTVVLSSFTQLDPDLPHLESSAQEIGEEVDDGVVYSISLRKVQLHHTANKGQRWLGVGRVPSPMGTAEGGLAVPRDTTFENESGLSLYETCKVRAIKAGTLEKLVEYLVSAFKGNDSTYVTIFLCTYRAFATTKQVLDLLLNKFGCLHPQLNGEQSHNTVDDWLELKNTISSILGAWLDQYSEDFRQAPDYVCLKQLIAYVRNNIPGSDLERRARNLLTQFQRQEISEVDQDVLDHSSCTFRLVEESSLFEPKTDFLSFRQDMVAEQFTVMDADLFKKVVPYHCLGCIWSQRDKKGKEHLAPTIRATVSQFNTVTNCVISTCLSDRLLKPQQRAKIIERWIDVARECRILKNFSSLRAILSALQCNAIHRLKKTWDEVSRDSFRIFMELSEIFSDENNHSLSRELLIKEGTSKFATLDINPKRAQKRQQQQREMGVMQGTIPYLGTFLTDLVMLDTAVKDYLEGGLINFEKRRKEFEVIAQIKLLQSACNNYSFVPEDSFVEWFHTVERLTEAESYSLSCEIEPLSESASNTLKAKKNTGIIKRWSDRQTPSSEPCTSVSSHSKSFDQLKCSPHLCGGDMTDSVSVTSAGSSSSDVEEINISFVPESPDCQEKKFWESTSLSSLDTSGIGSGSSSASSSSVSSTPVSASRTHKRSVSGISSYSSLSLPLYNQQIDDCCIIRVSLDVDNGNMYKSILVTSQDKTPVVILKAMAKHNLDGERAEDYELVQIVSEERGFLFSELKIPDNANVFYAMNSGANYDFILKKRGFSKGVKIKHGSSSTLPRMKQKGLKIAKGIF from the exons AGCTCCGCGCAGGAAATTGGAGAAGAGGTGGATGACGGTGTTGTCTACAGCATCTCCCTCCGCAAAGTGCAGCTCCACCACACGGCCAACAAAGGGCAGCGATGGCTGGGGGTAGGCAGGGTACCATCTCCTATGGGCACTGCAGAAGGCGGGCTTGCCGTACCCCGAGATACCACG TTTGAAAATGAGTCAGGGCTAAGCTTGTACGAGACATGCAAAGTTCGGGCCATCAAAGCTGGGACTCTGGAGAAGCTAGTGGAATACTTGGTCTCTGCGTTCAAAGGCAATGATTCCACTTATGTCACCATTTTCCTGTGCACATACCGGGCCTTTGCCACCACCAAGCAAGTGCTGGACTTGTTACTAAACAA GTTTGGATGCCTCCATCCTCAGCTTAATGGCGAACAATCCCATAATACTGTGGATGACTGGCTCGAGCTAAAAAA caCCATCTCCTCCATCTTGGGAGCATGGCTAGATCAGTATTCAGAGGATTTTCGCCAAGCACCTGATTATGTCTGTTTAAAGCAGCTCATCGCTTATGTGCGGAACAATATCCCTGGATCGGACCTGGAACGCAGAGCGCGCAATCTTTTGACCCAGTTCCAGCGGCAAGAAATTAGCGAGGTGGATCAGGATG TTTTGGACCACTCAAGTTGCACTTTCCGTCTTGTGGAGGAGAGCTCCCTCTTCGAGCCCAAGACAGACTTCCTGTCTTTCCGGCAGGATATGGTTGCTGAACAGTTCACTGTCATGGATGCA GATCTCTTCAAGAAGGTGGTGCCTTACCACTGCTTGGGTTGTATTTGGTCACAAAGAGATAAGAAAGGCAAAGAACACCTGGCACCAACCATCCGTGCTACTGTCTCCCAGTTCAATACTGTCACCAACTGTGTCATATCCACGTGTCTGAGTGACCGGTTGCTGAAGCCCCAGCAGAGAGCCAAAATTATAGAACGATGGATAGACGTGGCCAGG GAGTGTCGTATTCTGAAGAATTTCTCCTCACTGCGTGCCATCTTGTCAGCTCTTCAGTGTAACGCCATTCACAGGTTGAAAAAGACCTGGGATGAAGTTTCAAG gGATAGCTTCAGGATATTTATGGAACTTTCTGAAATCTTTTCAGATGAGAACAACCACTCATTAAGTCGTGAGCTGTTGATTAAG GAGGGCACATCTAAATTTGCAACCCTGGATATTAACCCTAAAAGAGCACAGAAgagacagcagcagcagagaGAAATG GGAGTTATGCAGGGAACGATACCTTATCTGGGCACTTTCCTTACTGACCTGGTGATGCTGGACACTGCAGTGAAGGATTATTTAGAG GGTGGCCTTATAAATTTTGAAAAGAGGAgaaag GAATTTGAAGTTATTGCTCAGATAAAACTACTGCAATCAGCCTGTAATAATTATAGCTTTGTTCCTGAAGACTCATTCGTTGAATGGTTTCACACTGTGGAGCGACTAACAGAGGCTGAAAG CTATAGCTTATCCTGTGAAATTGAACCCTTGTCTGAATCAGCTAGTAACACATTGAAGGCCAAGAAAAACACAGGGATTATAAAACGATGGAGCGA ccgGCAGACACCAAGCTCTGAGCCATGCACCAGTGTTAGCTCCCATTCAAAGTCTTTTGATCAACTCAAGTGCAGCCCCCACCTTTGTGGAGGAGACATGACTGACTCCGTTAGTGTTACTTCTGCTGGATCCAGCAGCTCTGATGTGGAAGAGATTAACATCAGCTTTGTGCCTGAGTCCCCGGACTGTCAGGAGAAGAAG TTTTGGGAATCAACATCATTATCATCCTTGGACACGTCTGGCATTGGTTCAGGTTCAAGCAGTGCTTCTTCTTCCTCTGTTTCCTCTACCCCTGTCTCTGCCTCAAGGACTCACAAGCGATCCGTCTCTGGCATTTCCAGTTACTCATCGTTGTCTCTCCCGCTCTACAACCAGCAAATAGATGATTGCTGCATCATCCGGGTCAGCCTAGACGTGGATAACGGCAACATGTACAAGAGTATTCTG GTGACGAGTCAGGACAAAACGCCAGTGGTGATCCTCAAAGCGATGGCCAAACATAACTTAGATGGGGAGCGGGCAGAAGACTATGAACTGGTTCAGATCGTGTCGGAAGAAAGAG gttttctcTTCTCAGAATTAAAGATTCCTGATAATGCCAACGTCTTCTACGCCATGAACTCCGGAGCCAATTATGACTTTATTCTGAAAAAACGTGGTTTCTCCAAAGGGGTAAAAATTAAACATGGCTCTAGCTCCACACTGCCCCGTATGAAGCAGAAAGGACTTAAGATTGCCAAAGGCATTTTCTGA